Proteins encoded within one genomic window of Amycolatopsis nigrescens CSC17Ta-90:
- a CDS encoding Fur family transcriptional regulator — translation MSTTSDFERMLRGAALRVTRPRVAVLSAVRDHPHADTDSIIGVVRANLGEVSHQAVYDVLRALTAAGLLRRIEPPGSVARYEARVGDNHHHVVCRSCGAIADVDCAVGPAPCLTASDDHGFVIDEAEVIYWGLCPDCSTALKT, via the coding sequence GTGTCGACGACTTCGGACTTCGAGCGCATGCTGCGCGGGGCTGCTCTGCGTGTGACGCGTCCCCGGGTGGCGGTGCTGTCCGCGGTCCGCGACCATCCGCACGCCGACACCGACTCGATCATCGGTGTCGTGCGTGCGAACCTCGGCGAAGTGTCCCACCAGGCCGTCTACGACGTGCTTCGTGCACTGACCGCGGCAGGTCTGCTGCGGCGCATCGAGCCACCGGGCTCGGTGGCGCGCTACGAGGCGCGGGTCGGCGACAACCACCACCACGTCGTGTGCCGGTCGTGCGGGGCCATCGCCGACGTGGACTGCGCCGTCGGTCCCGCGCCCTGCTTAACTGCGTCCGATGATCATGGTTTCGTGATCGACGAGGCCGAGGTCATCTACTGGGGCCTGTGTCCCGACTGCTCCACCGCGCTCAAAACCTGA
- a CDS encoding aminoglycoside phosphotransferase family protein yields MSSSIRIDIPDALAASHSKYEGASGRAWIAALPALAASFLDRWELRLDGPARHGVVALVLPVLRADGLPAALKLQPVNEESAGEPTGLRVWDGDGVVRLLDHDPGTGTMLLERLDADRPLSAVPDDTAATGILAELLARLTAVPAPDGLRRLADITAAMLDQVPQAVPVLPDPAERRLVRTCASAVRELIGEPGDRLLHWDLHFDNILAGQREPWLAIDPKPLAGDPGFELLPALDNRWAEIVATGDVSRAVLRRFDLLTEVLGLDRRRATGWTLGRVLQNALWDIEDGETALGPAQIAIATALLERGGRN; encoded by the coding sequence ATGAGCTCGTCGATCCGCATCGACATTCCGGACGCACTGGCGGCGTCCCACAGCAAGTACGAGGGCGCGTCCGGCCGCGCCTGGATCGCCGCGTTGCCCGCACTAGCCGCGAGTTTCCTGGACCGCTGGGAGCTGCGCCTCGACGGTCCGGCGAGGCACGGCGTGGTGGCGCTGGTGCTGCCGGTGCTCCGCGCGGACGGCCTGCCCGCCGCGCTCAAGCTCCAGCCGGTCAACGAGGAGAGTGCCGGCGAGCCGACCGGTCTGCGGGTCTGGGACGGCGACGGCGTGGTGCGCCTGCTCGACCACGATCCCGGCACCGGCACCATGCTGCTGGAAAGGCTGGACGCGGACCGGCCGCTGTCCGCCGTGCCCGATGACACCGCCGCCACCGGGATCCTCGCCGAGTTGCTGGCGCGCCTGACCGCGGTGCCCGCGCCCGACGGCCTGCGCCGGCTGGCCGACATCACCGCCGCCATGCTCGACCAGGTGCCGCAGGCGGTGCCGGTGCTGCCCGACCCTGCCGAGCGGCGGCTGGTGCGGACCTGCGCGTCTGCGGTGCGCGAGCTGATCGGCGAACCCGGCGACCGGCTGCTGCACTGGGATCTGCACTTCGACAACATCCTGGCCGGGCAGCGGGAACCCTGGCTGGCCATCGATCCCAAGCCGCTCGCCGGTGATCCCGGTTTCGAGCTGCTGCCGGCGCTGGACAACCGGTGGGCGGAGATCGTGGCCACCGGCGACGTGAGCCGCGCGGTGCTCCGCCGTTTCGACCTGCTCACCGAGGTGCTCGGCCTGGACCGGCGGCGGGCGACCGGCTGGACGCTGGGCCGGGTGCTGCAGAACGCGTTGTGGGACATCGAGGACGGCGAGACCGCGCTCGGCCCGGCCCAGATCGCCATCGCCACGGCCCTGCTGGAACGGGGTGGGCGTAATTGA
- the aac(3) gene encoding aminoglycoside 3-N-acetyltransferase, protein MDELALLKRADGPVTRGRLRHDLTALGLAEGDLVMFHTQLSAIGYVAGGPQTLIGALQDVLGERGTLMVTCGWNDAPPYDFTDWPQAWQDAVRAEHSAYHPELSEADHANGRLPEALRRWPGAVRSRHPDASFAALGAAADALMADHPWDDPHGPDSPLARLVAMGGRVLLLGAPLDSLTLLHHAEALADAPSKRFVDYEQPILVDGERVWRRFHDIDSADGAFDYSAVVPEGQWPFEAIAKDMLAAGIGSAGMIGAATSYLFEAGEVVDFGVAWLEEKLASG, encoded by the coding sequence ATGGACGAACTGGCCCTGCTGAAGCGCGCCGACGGCCCGGTCACCCGCGGCCGGCTCCGCCACGACCTGACGGCGCTCGGGCTCGCCGAGGGCGACCTCGTGATGTTCCATACGCAGCTGTCCGCGATCGGATATGTGGCGGGTGGCCCGCAGACGCTGATCGGCGCACTGCAGGATGTGCTGGGGGAGCGGGGAACCCTGATGGTGACCTGCGGCTGGAACGACGCGCCGCCCTATGACTTCACCGATTGGCCGCAAGCCTGGCAGGACGCCGTGCGCGCGGAGCATTCCGCGTACCACCCCGAACTCAGCGAGGCCGACCACGCCAACGGCCGCCTGCCGGAGGCGCTGCGCCGCTGGCCCGGCGCGGTCCGCAGCCGGCATCCCGACGCCAGTTTCGCCGCACTCGGCGCGGCGGCGGACGCGCTGATGGCCGACCACCCGTGGGACGACCCGCACGGACCGGACAGTCCACTCGCGAGGCTGGTCGCCATGGGCGGCCGGGTGCTGCTCCTCGGCGCCCCGCTGGATTCGCTCACCCTGCTGCATCACGCCGAGGCGCTCGCCGACGCCCCCAGCAAGCGGTTCGTGGACTACGAGCAGCCGATTCTCGTTGACGGAGAACGGGTCTGGCGTCGTTTCCACGACATCGACTCGGCGGACGGGGCGTTCGACTACTCCGCTGTGGTGCCCGAGGGGCAGTGGCCTTTCGAGGCCATCGCCAAGGACATGCTCGCCGCCGGAATCGGCAGCGCGGGCATGATCGGCGCGGCCACGAGCTACCTGTTCGAAGCCGGCGAGGTGGTGGATTTCGGGGTCGCCTGGCTGGAAGAGAAACTGGCTTCCGGCTAG
- a CDS encoding HNH endonuclease signature motif containing protein: MAPKVDFGALSPEWLFGLRESTIEHLDPSQAVGVVISARRVICRAQAIQARAIAQVSRARGGARWVADELAPELRLSRDTTATRVALADALVSRMPCLLAAMVEGELDIDKARQAFDGVAVLSDELARRADEILSSRIGEKNPSNWRKTVTRVVASLDPEGQRARAEARRKQRRVELHHEPDAMASLWAYLPVEIATAVYARIDMLARKLRGGDEARTMDQLRADVLAELLLGKGWEGLAAQVFIHIPLDTALGIRDDGCELVGHGPIPGEVGRQLMNQPGSVWRKVLTDPVSGTVRDLGRKRYRPPADLAELVRVRDRTCRAPGCNRPAQRCDTDHCTAWSENGDTCDHNLCCLCRHHHRLKDEPGWTFEFDPDTADLTVTTPTGRTYTTRPEPLLDPPPPKTADDPPPF, translated from the coding sequence ATGGCTCCGAAGGTTGATTTTGGTGCGCTTTCGCCGGAGTGGTTGTTCGGTTTGCGTGAATCGACGATCGAGCACCTCGACCCGTCGCAGGCGGTGGGGGTGGTGATCTCGGCGCGGCGGGTGATCTGCCGTGCGCAGGCGATCCAGGCCCGGGCGATCGCGCAGGTCAGCCGTGCCCGTGGCGGGGCGCGGTGGGTGGCGGATGAGTTGGCGCCGGAGTTGCGGTTGTCCCGTGACACGACCGCAACCCGGGTCGCGTTGGCCGATGCGCTGGTGTCGCGGATGCCGTGCCTGCTGGCGGCGATGGTCGAAGGCGAGCTGGATATCGACAAGGCTCGTCAGGCGTTTGATGGGGTGGCGGTGTTGTCGGATGAATTAGCCCGTCGAGCGGATGAGATTCTGTCGTCACGGATCGGTGAGAAGAATCCGAGCAACTGGCGGAAAACGGTCACTCGCGTCGTCGCAAGTCTCGATCCGGAAGGCCAACGCGCCCGCGCGGAAGCTCGGCGCAAGCAGCGCCGTGTCGAGTTGCATCATGAGCCGGATGCGATGGCGTCGTTGTGGGCGTATCTCCCGGTCGAGATCGCGACCGCCGTCTATGCCCGGATCGACATGCTGGCCCGCAAGCTTCGCGGTGGCGATGAGGCGCGCACGATGGACCAACTCCGAGCCGATGTGCTCGCGGAGCTGCTGCTCGGCAAAGGCTGGGAAGGCTTGGCGGCTCAGGTGTTCATCCATATCCCGCTCGACACCGCGTTGGGTATCCGCGACGACGGCTGCGAACTTGTCGGTCATGGCCCGATCCCGGGGGAGGTGGGTCGTCAGCTCATGAACCAGCCGGGTTCGGTGTGGCGGAAGGTGTTGACCGATCCGGTATCGGGCACTGTCCGGGATCTCGGCCGCAAGAGGTACCGGCCACCGGCAGATTTGGCCGAGTTGGTCCGGGTGCGGGATCGCACCTGCCGGGCGCCGGGCTGTAATCGGCCTGCGCAACGCTGCGATACTGACCATTGCACGGCGTGGTCGGAAAACGGGGACACCTGTGACCACAACCTCTGTTGCCTGTGCCGCCACCACCACCGGTTGAAAGACGAACCCGGCTGGACCTTCGAATTCGACCCCGACACGGCCGACTTAACGGTCACCACCCCCACCGGCCGCACCTACACCACCAGACCCGAGCCGCTGCTCGACCCACCACCACCGAAAACCGCCGACGATCCACCACCCTTCTAA
- a CDS encoding sialidase family protein, protein MTGGEGVTARQASIEGAVLRLADRFFAVMCWLWTPAVAFVLVFGEPRLPVWVSVLVMIGSVLIVLPLGFAFWSNAIRAKTETRRLRECGQPPVAEIIGLERTAGEGGELDTVDPADNLFALESLQVPVGALETGELTAWDEAMAGRPVVVRSVRWMTRRSDECRYTRVTARAKIIRMKLRSATRRMLVLGLLALLGTAGTATADPVPEPPSDVNATGLPRGGWESVGPNSIGGLLAVSGPANRLVMMQPNPPALWTSDDRGGSWTAHRDLLQDTGIQGFFADPVDGNRMLALGNKRLDAREWRGTLLETTDGGQSWQTLREWFPEGAFQLATDRTGQTLVVQNLDGISVSTDGGAQWRDMPRTWPRDGIAAPVGDQRLVMVGDDAYFTTVHPEYSLWVVRGITGDEPKAERVYRPEGDVDQVTSDGRQLVATVGTELRGSTDGGQTWTVLRRDPTGQPLRDPRFVGGRLYIGTYQDLDVSTDNGRTWTRKPVPAAGEGTTDIIDLPAGAGKPATTLVSAAYRGVYADAGKDGYRQLGVPGETIRDLVATGHLWRQSVVAAGMQEIYNSPLPQGKITPSTRIWQSHPGDRLHENAHLSVSPNRPDVVWQATRNGFALDVLRSGDGGRSWQLISGSMQGSPQAILANPADPDRLLVSAFTPTGYVLYRSGDAGRNWEKLPSEGFAAFAGDPWNPNRVWGGNGGGLSRSDDGGRTWTKVSEESVSSIALSRWGGGRILVGGAGLLLSEDNGRSFRRVHDGEPRSIGRIVAHPFDPRVWFAASASGDGVLRSTDFGRTWSPLPGALPDSRVLSLAVSADGRFLFAGTAQSGAYRLTLY, encoded by the coding sequence ATGACCGGCGGCGAGGGCGTGACCGCCAGGCAGGCGTCGATCGAGGGCGCCGTTTTACGGCTGGCTGATCGTTTCTTCGCGGTGATGTGCTGGCTGTGGACGCCGGCCGTGGCTTTCGTGCTCGTCTTCGGCGAGCCCCGCCTGCCGGTGTGGGTCTCCGTGCTCGTCATGATCGGCTCGGTGCTGATCGTGCTGCCGCTGGGGTTCGCGTTCTGGTCCAACGCGATACGGGCGAAGACGGAAACCCGGCGGTTGCGCGAGTGCGGGCAGCCGCCGGTCGCGGAGATCATCGGGCTGGAACGAACCGCCGGGGAGGGCGGCGAGCTCGACACGGTCGACCCGGCCGACAATCTGTTCGCGCTCGAGTCGTTGCAGGTTCCGGTAGGCGCCCTGGAGACCGGTGAGCTGACCGCTTGGGACGAAGCCATGGCAGGACGTCCGGTTGTCGTGCGTTCTGTCCGGTGGATGACACGAAGATCGGACGAATGCCGCTATACGAGGGTCACCGCGCGGGCCAAGATCATCCGCATGAAGCTGAGATCGGCTACCAGACGCATGCTTGTGCTCGGGCTGCTCGCACTGCTCGGGACCGCCGGCACGGCCACCGCCGACCCCGTCCCGGAACCCCCGTCCGACGTGAACGCGACCGGCCTGCCCCGCGGCGGGTGGGAGTCGGTCGGCCCGAACAGCATCGGCGGGCTGCTGGCCGTGTCCGGCCCGGCGAACCGGCTGGTGATGATGCAGCCGAACCCGCCGGCGCTGTGGACCTCCGACGACCGCGGTGGCTCCTGGACGGCGCATCGCGACCTGCTGCAGGACACCGGGATACAGGGGTTCTTCGCCGACCCGGTGGACGGGAACCGGATGCTGGCGCTCGGGAACAAGCGGCTGGACGCCCGGGAGTGGCGTGGCACGCTGCTGGAGACCACCGACGGCGGCCAGAGCTGGCAGACGCTGCGGGAGTGGTTCCCCGAGGGAGCGTTCCAGCTGGCCACCGATCGGACCGGGCAGACGCTGGTGGTGCAGAACCTGGACGGGATCAGCGTCAGCACCGACGGCGGCGCGCAGTGGCGCGACATGCCGAGGACCTGGCCCCGTGACGGGATCGCCGCGCCGGTCGGTGACCAGAGGCTGGTCATGGTGGGTGACGACGCCTACTTCACCACCGTCCATCCGGAGTACTCGCTGTGGGTCGTCCGCGGGATCACCGGTGACGAGCCGAAGGCCGAGCGGGTCTACCGGCCCGAGGGGGATGTGGATCAGGTCACGTCGGACGGGCGGCAGCTCGTGGCCACGGTCGGCACCGAACTGCGTGGCTCCACCGACGGCGGCCAGACCTGGACGGTGCTGCGTCGCGACCCCACCGGCCAGCCGCTGCGCGACCCGCGTTTCGTCGGTGGCCGGCTGTACATCGGCACGTACCAGGACCTGGACGTCAGCACGGACAACGGCCGGACCTGGACCCGCAAACCGGTGCCCGCGGCCGGTGAGGGCACCACCGACATCATCGATCTCCCCGCCGGGGCGGGAAAACCGGCCACCACCCTGGTGTCGGCGGCGTACCGGGGTGTCTACGCGGACGCCGGCAAGGACGGCTACCGGCAGCTCGGAGTGCCCGGCGAGACGATCCGCGACCTGGTGGCCACCGGGCATCTCTGGCGGCAGAGCGTGGTCGCGGCCGGTATGCAGGAGATCTACAATTCCCCGCTGCCGCAAGGAAAGATCACCCCGTCGACCAGGATCTGGCAGTCGCACCCCGGGGACCGGCTGCACGAGAACGCGCACCTGTCCGTCTCACCGAACCGCCCGGACGTGGTCTGGCAGGCCACCCGCAACGGCTTCGCGCTGGACGTGCTGCGCAGCGGCGACGGTGGCCGCAGCTGGCAGCTGATCAGCGGGTCGATGCAGGGTTCGCCGCAGGCGATACTGGCCAATCCAGCCGACCCGGACCGGCTGCTGGTGTCCGCCTTCACCCCCACCGGGTACGTGCTCTACCGCAGCGGCGATGCCGGGCGGAACTGGGAAAAGCTGCCCAGCGAAGGTTTCGCCGCGTTCGCCGGTGACCCGTGGAACCCGAACCGCGTGTGGGGCGGCAACGGCGGCGGCCTGTCCCGCTCCGACGACGGCGGCCGGACGTGGACGAAGGTGTCCGAGGAGTCGGTCAGCTCCATCGCGCTGAGCCGCTGGGGCGGTGGCCGGATCCTGGTCGGCGGCGCCGGACTGCTGCTCAGCGAGGACAACGGCCGGTCGTTCCGGCGGGTGCACGACGGCGAGCCGCGGTCGATCGGCCGGATCGTGGCGCACCCGTTCGACCCCCGGGTGTGGTTCGCGGCCAGTGCGAGCGGAGACGGGGTGCTGCGCAGCACCGACTTCGGCCGCACCTGGTCGCCGCTGCCCGGCGCGCTGCCCGACTCCCGGGTGCTCTCGCTGGCGGTCAGCGCGGACGGCCGGTTCCTGTTCGCCGGCACCGCGCAGTCCGGCGCGTATCGCCTGACGCTGTACTGA
- a CDS encoding FAD-dependent oxidoreductase, protein MRVLIAGAGLGGLCLAQGLRQAGIDVAVFEQDSSPRSRAQGHRVHIDHRGDDALRTCLPAPLYQLYLETRGQRNERFQVLSAAGGLLREVPVPGPAAEAVINPGWAVSRLTLREILLAGMDNIVHFGQTVHSFESGAQVRVHFRGGGSATGDLLVGADGIGSVVRRQYLPDAELRDTGIRWIGGKSPITPESDAALPTTLGGSFAAITGNDPAMGIGYLRFTNDPRATADRLWPGLRLTDQTDFVMWAITIAADRLPGGDAALSTMESAALHRHAVELTRHSHPGLRTIVGQGWPAHTFFLRMGTSVPTAGWRPSNVTLLGDAIHAMPPAKGSGANTALADAGTLTRSLHSVRHQGKPLLTAVGDYEREMTDRGFQAVRASTDVLDSVAQGLINGTVPD, encoded by the coding sequence ATGCGGGTACTCATCGCGGGCGCCGGCCTCGGCGGCCTCTGCCTGGCACAGGGGCTGCGGCAGGCGGGCATCGACGTCGCCGTGTTCGAACAGGATTCGTCACCCCGCTCCCGGGCGCAGGGCCATCGCGTGCACATCGATCACCGGGGCGACGACGCGCTGCGCACCTGCCTTCCGGCGCCGTTGTACCAGCTCTACCTGGAAACCCGCGGGCAGCGGAACGAGCGGTTCCAGGTGCTGTCCGCGGCCGGGGGCCTGCTGCGCGAGGTGCCGGTGCCGGGACCGGCCGCGGAGGCGGTGATCAACCCGGGCTGGGCGGTCAGCCGGCTGACCCTGCGTGAGATCCTACTCGCCGGCATGGACAACATAGTCCACTTCGGACAGACAGTGCACAGCTTCGAGAGCGGTGCCCAGGTACGGGTCCATTTCCGGGGCGGCGGCAGCGCGACCGGTGATCTGCTGGTCGGCGCGGACGGCATCGGTTCCGTCGTGCGCCGCCAGTACCTGCCCGACGCCGAACTGCGAGACACCGGCATCCGGTGGATCGGCGGCAAGTCCCCGATCACCCCAGAAAGCGACGCGGCACTGCCGACCACGCTCGGTGGCTCCTTCGCGGCGATCACCGGCAACGACCCGGCGATGGGCATCGGGTACCTGCGCTTCACGAACGACCCGCGGGCGACCGCGGACCGGCTGTGGCCTGGACTGCGCCTGACCGACCAGACGGACTTCGTGATGTGGGCGATCACCATCGCGGCAGACCGGCTGCCCGGCGGCGACGCGGCGCTGTCCACAATGGAGTCAGCGGCGTTGCACCGGCACGCGGTCGAGCTGACCCGGCACTCACATCCCGGCCTGCGCACGATCGTCGGGCAGGGATGGCCGGCGCACACCTTCTTCCTGCGCATGGGCACCTCGGTCCCGACGGCCGGGTGGCGGCCGAGCAACGTGACCCTGCTCGGCGACGCGATTCACGCCATGCCACCGGCCAAGGGCTCCGGTGCGAACACCGCACTGGCGGACGCGGGCACCCTGACCCGGTCGCTGCACTCGGTGCGGCACCAGGGCAAGCCGCTGCTGACGGCCGTCGGCGACTACGAGCGGGAAATGACCGACCGGGGTTTCCAGGCAGTCCGGGCTTCCACCGACGTGCTGGATTCGGTCGCGCAGGGCCTCATCAACGGAACCGTGCCGGACTGA
- a CDS encoding FAD-dependent monooxygenase, with translation MKPPPDMPVLIVGATVAGLSAAAFLQRHGVAALVVDPRPRQPDAPRNHRLTTRTMEALHSAGFAEPVLGIAQDEAASRAMAVVETLAGPALSLLAPPWPTVQESVSPIRPCYCNDGELTEVLASVAGNLGAGIRMDTSVVRYAKDAEGITTVVREPAGTEHTVRSDFLLLAAGAPDETGMGAHGPGTLGRHTSIAFRADLDAVSPSAGGYLVRAVDGMVLPEPGRHRWALVLSGEPAEPTDELVRTAIGRSDVRITIDGRSSSEITARTADRFHDGRVVLLGDAACVAPPMPGMNGNTHLQEAHNVSWKIAAILRGEAGLGLLDSYDAERRPRAEWSITDAMSLLPAAEGAARGEFPERLTYELGFRYHSTAVLAESETSGVLFEDPRNPTGSPGTRAAHVLLRTGESTLDLFGAGFVLLAGPEAMPGADGQQLEIRELPGDSLHRYGISAEGLVLVRPDGVIAWRAVRASRDDWRRLPDVLARLHSI, from the coding sequence GTGAAACCGCCGCCGGACATGCCGGTGCTCATCGTGGGCGCCACCGTCGCGGGACTGTCCGCAGCCGCCTTCCTCCAACGGCACGGCGTAGCCGCACTGGTGGTCGACCCGCGACCCCGCCAGCCGGATGCACCGCGCAACCACCGGCTCACCACCCGCACGATGGAAGCCTTGCACAGCGCCGGATTCGCCGAGCCGGTGCTCGGCATCGCACAGGACGAAGCGGCATCCCGCGCCATGGCCGTGGTGGAAACCCTGGCCGGTCCGGCGCTTTCCCTGCTGGCGCCGCCGTGGCCGACGGTGCAGGAGTCGGTCAGTCCGATCCGGCCGTGCTACTGCAACGACGGCGAGCTGACCGAGGTGCTGGCTTCGGTCGCCGGCAATCTCGGCGCCGGGATCCGGATGGACACGAGCGTCGTCCGCTACGCCAAGGACGCCGAGGGGATCACCACGGTGGTACGCGAACCCGCGGGTACCGAACACACCGTGCGAAGCGATTTCCTGTTGCTCGCGGCGGGAGCACCGGACGAGACCGGTATGGGCGCGCACGGACCCGGCACGCTCGGCCGGCACACGAGTATCGCGTTCCGCGCCGACCTCGACGCGGTATCGCCGTCCGCGGGCGGCTACCTGGTCCGCGCGGTGGACGGCATGGTGCTGCCGGAACCAGGGCGGCACCGCTGGGCACTCGTGCTTTCCGGCGAGCCTGCCGAACCGACCGACGAGCTGGTACGCACCGCGATCGGCAGATCCGACGTGCGGATCACCATCGACGGCCGCAGTTCGTCCGAGATCACCGCGCGCACCGCCGACCGGTTCCACGACGGCCGGGTGGTCCTGCTCGGCGACGCCGCCTGCGTCGCTCCCCCGATGCCGGGCATGAACGGCAACACGCATCTCCAGGAGGCGCACAACGTCTCCTGGAAGATCGCGGCGATCCTGCGGGGCGAGGCCGGTCTCGGCCTGCTGGACAGCTACGACGCCGAGCGAAGGCCGCGTGCCGAATGGTCCATCACCGACGCGATGTCGCTGCTGCCAGCAGCCGAAGGGGCCGCCAGGGGTGAGTTCCCCGAGCGGTTGACCTACGAGCTGGGATTCCGGTACCACTCGACGGCCGTGCTCGCCGAATCCGAAACCTCCGGCGTGCTGTTCGAGGATCCGCGAAACCCCACCGGCAGTCCGGGCACGCGTGCCGCGCACGTGCTGCTTCGCACCGGTGAGTCCACATTGGACCTTTTCGGCGCCGGGTTCGTGCTGCTGGCTGGGCCGGAGGCAATGCCGGGCGCCGATGGACAACAGCTCGAAATCCGGGAACTACCCGGCGATTCCCTGCACCGGTACGGCATCTCGGCCGAGGGGCTGGTGCTGGTCCGGCCGGACGGGGTCATCGCGTGGCGGGCGGTCCGGGCCAGCCGGGATGACTGGCGGCGCCTGCCGGACGTGCTGGCCCGGCTGCACAGCATCTGA
- a CDS encoding FAD-dependent oxidoreductase gives MLEPENRSTTACVVGGGPAGAMLALLLARAGVEVTLLERHGDFLRDFRGDTVHPATLDVLDQLGLAGKLHTRPHHKIGSMGLIRAGRRSELADFRRLKVKFPYITMIGQWDFLDFITGEAARYPNFRLLMNSSFHDVLRTDGRVCGIRYRDDDGEHELPAGLVIGADGRRSATRAAAGLRPRAKGVPIDVVLFRLSLRDSDPREGITLRIDGGDILGLIDRGSYWQSFVEIPKGDGIRALRAAGVEAFRDKVVRLAPFLADRVGEIESIDALSFLDVRVDRLRRWHVPGMLIIGDAAHCMSPVGGVGVNLAVQDAVAAANTLVEPLLGYQREGTPVSRSALAAVQRRRALPTTVIQLLQRAALRVDLNGATAETRSGAGAGAGPAGRLMGRMIGYGIRPERVRDDRILNGTP, from the coding sequence ATGCTGGAGCCCGAAAACCGATCCACCACCGCCTGCGTCGTCGGAGGCGGGCCCGCCGGCGCCATGCTGGCGCTGCTGCTGGCCCGCGCCGGGGTCGAGGTGACCCTGCTGGAGCGGCACGGCGATTTTCTGCGCGACTTCCGCGGCGACACCGTCCACCCGGCGACACTCGACGTACTGGACCAGCTCGGGCTCGCCGGGAAGCTGCACACCCGGCCGCATCACAAGATCGGCTCGATGGGCCTGATCCGGGCCGGCAGGCGCAGCGAGCTGGCCGACTTCCGGCGGCTGAAGGTCAAGTTCCCCTACATCACGATGATCGGGCAGTGGGACTTCCTCGACTTCATCACCGGCGAGGCGGCGCGATACCCGAACTTCCGGCTGCTGATGAACTCCTCGTTCCACGACGTCCTGCGCACGGACGGCCGGGTCTGCGGTATCCGCTACCGCGATGACGACGGCGAGCACGAGCTACCGGCCGGCCTGGTGATCGGCGCGGACGGGCGGCGGTCGGCCACGCGCGCCGCGGCCGGTCTTCGCCCGCGGGCCAAAGGCGTCCCCATCGACGTCGTGCTGTTCCGCCTCTCCCTGCGTGACAGCGATCCGCGGGAGGGGATCACCCTGCGGATCGACGGTGGCGACATCCTCGGGCTGATCGATCGCGGCTCCTACTGGCAGTCGTTCGTGGAGATCCCGAAAGGCGACGGGATCAGGGCGTTGCGCGCGGCGGGGGTGGAAGCGTTCCGGGACAAGGTCGTCCGGCTGGCCCCGTTCCTCGCCGACCGGGTCGGCGAGATCGAGTCCATCGACGCGCTCAGCTTCCTCGATGTGCGGGTGGACCGGCTGCGCCGCTGGCACGTGCCGGGCATGCTGATCATCGGCGATGCCGCGCACTGCATGTCGCCGGTCGGCGGAGTCGGGGTGAACCTCGCCGTGCAGGACGCGGTGGCCGCGGCCAACACCCTGGTCGAGCCGCTGCTGGGGTACCAGCGCGAGGGAACCCCGGTGAGCCGGTCGGCACTCGCGGCGGTCCAGCGGCGCAGGGCACTGCCGACGACCGTGATCCAACTGCTGCAACGCGCCGCGCTGCGAGTGGACCTCAACGGTGCGACAGCGGAAACACGGAGCGGTGCCGGCGCCGGCGCCGGGCCGGCCGGCAGGCTGATGGGCCGGATGATCGGCTACGGCATCCGGCCGGAGCGGGTGCGCGACGATCGAATCCTGAACGGCACGCCGTGA
- a CDS encoding TetR family transcriptional regulator, producing the protein MSIVEEPEPAAAPNRQGRWRTGQESKRRILAAARASFAANGYQRATVRSIAADAEVDPSMIHYFFGRKDQLFAAAMSLADSPREPIGKLLAEGLDGLGARLVRRFLEVWDAAEHIEPLLITAQSANGTDSSSAMLREYIDLEVTAQLAAALDAPDAELRCDLVCAQLLGLAVARYSVRQEPLASADHDTLVAWLGAIVQRLLTGPSPGGAAAG; encoded by the coding sequence ATGAGCATCGTGGAAGAACCCGAGCCGGCAGCGGCACCGAACCGGCAGGGTCGATGGCGGACCGGGCAGGAGAGCAAGCGCCGAATCCTGGCCGCCGCCAGGGCGAGCTTCGCCGCGAACGGCTACCAGCGCGCGACCGTCCGGTCCATCGCCGCGGACGCCGAGGTGGACCCTTCGATGATCCACTACTTCTTCGGCCGCAAGGACCAGCTCTTCGCCGCGGCCATGAGCCTGGCCGACAGCCCGCGCGAGCCGATCGGCAAACTGCTCGCCGAAGGCCTGGACGGGCTAGGCGCCCGGCTCGTCCGGCGGTTCCTCGAAGTGTGGGACGCGGCGGAACACATCGAACCCCTGCTGATCACGGCGCAGTCCGCGAACGGCACCGACAGCTCGTCCGCCATGCTGCGGGAGTACATCGACCTGGAGGTCACCGCGCAGCTGGCCGCGGCGCTGGACGCGCCGGACGCGGAGCTGCGCTGTGACCTGGTGTGCGCCCAGCTGCTCGGGCTGGCGGTGGCCAGATACTCGGTCCGGCAGGAACCGCTGGCCTCCGCCGACCACGACACCCTGGTCGCCTGGCTGGGCGCGATCGTTCAGCGCCTGCTCACCGGCCCGTCGCCGGGCGGGGCGGCCGCTGGCTGA